One window of the Bradyrhizobium sp. NP1 genome contains the following:
- the ltnD gene encoding L-threonate dehydrogenase, which translates to MPQSGKPVVAVIGLGSMGFGMATSLRRAGLAVTGCDVSADSVARFVAEGGKGARTPSEAARGADIVVSVVVNAAQTETILFGKDGVAETLAEGAVFISSATMDPEIARRLAAQLEASGRHYLDAPISGGAQRAAQGELTILASGSAAAFAGARPALDAMAAKLYELGDAAGQGAAFKMINQLLAGVHIAAASEAISFAAKQGLDLRKVYEVITASAGNSWMFENRMPHVLDADYAPRSAVEIFVKDLGIIQDMARGAKFPVPMAAAALQMFLMTAACGMGRDDDASVARLYARVGGAHLPGEPK; encoded by the coding sequence ATGCCGCAATCCGGAAAACCTGTTGTCGCCGTGATCGGACTGGGGTCGATGGGTTTTGGCATGGCAACCTCGCTCAGGCGCGCCGGCCTTGCGGTCACCGGCTGCGACGTTTCGGCCGACAGCGTCGCCCGCTTCGTCGCCGAAGGCGGCAAGGGCGCCAGGACGCCGTCCGAGGCCGCTCGAGGTGCCGACATCGTCGTCAGCGTCGTGGTCAATGCGGCGCAGACCGAGACGATCCTGTTTGGCAAGGACGGCGTGGCCGAGACGCTGGCGGAGGGTGCCGTGTTCATCTCCAGCGCGACCATGGACCCCGAGATTGCCCGGCGTCTTGCCGCGCAACTGGAGGCCAGTGGCCGGCATTATCTCGACGCGCCGATCTCGGGCGGCGCGCAACGCGCCGCGCAGGGCGAGTTGACCATCCTGGCCTCGGGGAGCGCGGCGGCCTTTGCCGGGGCGCGGCCCGCGCTCGATGCCATGGCGGCCAAGCTCTACGAGCTCGGCGATGCCGCAGGCCAGGGCGCGGCCTTCAAGATGATCAACCAGCTCCTGGCCGGCGTGCATATCGCCGCCGCTTCCGAAGCGATCAGCTTCGCGGCCAAGCAGGGCCTCGACCTGCGCAAGGTCTACGAGGTGATCACGGCGTCAGCCGGCAATTCCTGGATGTTCGAGAACCGCATGCCGCACGTGCTCGACGCCGACTATGCGCCGCGCAGCGCGGTCGAGATCTTCGTCAAGGATCTCGGCATCATCCAGGACATGGCGCGCGGCGCGAAGTTCCCGGTGCCGATGGCCGCCGCCGCGCTGCAGATGTTCCTGATGACGGCGGCCTGCGGCATGGGCCGCGACGATGATGCGTCGGTGGCGCGGCTTTATGCCAGGGTCGGCGGCGCGCATTTGCCCGGCGAGCCGAAGTAG
- the otnI gene encoding 2-oxo-tetronate isomerase: protein MPRFAANLTMMFNEVPFLDRFEAAANAGFTAVEFLFPYEHAAKDVGERLHHFGLTQALFNLPPGNWAAGEKGYAALPERFDDLRESLQTALPYALATGVKRLHLMAGIADRADPQALAAFRKSVAFAAEFFAPHGLDVVIEPINPRNVPGYFLNDFGFARDLIEDLEIPNLKLQFDIYHCQIIHGDVTMHLREMMPITGHIQIASIPSRHEPDGEELNYPYLFDELDRLGYGGFVGCEYNPRGKTTDGLGWFSRYAGEKP, encoded by the coding sequence ATGCCGCGTTTTGCCGCCAATCTCACCATGATGTTCAACGAGGTGCCGTTCCTCGACCGCTTCGAGGCCGCGGCAAATGCCGGTTTCACCGCGGTCGAGTTCCTGTTTCCCTACGAGCATGCGGCCAAGGACGTCGGCGAGCGGCTGCACCATTTTGGCCTGACGCAGGCGCTGTTCAACCTGCCACCCGGCAACTGGGCGGCCGGCGAGAAAGGCTATGCGGCGCTGCCGGAGCGCTTCGACGATCTCAGGGAAAGCCTGCAAACCGCGCTTCCCTACGCGCTGGCGACCGGCGTCAAGCGGCTGCACCTGATGGCTGGTATCGCCGACCGCGCCGATCCGCAGGCGCTGGCGGCGTTCAGGAAGTCGGTGGCGTTCGCCGCGGAATTCTTCGCCCCCCACGGCCTCGACGTCGTGATCGAACCGATCAACCCGCGCAACGTCCCCGGCTATTTCCTCAACGACTTCGGCTTCGCGCGCGACCTGATCGAGGATCTCGAGATCCCGAACCTGAAGCTGCAGTTCGACATCTATCATTGCCAGATCATCCATGGCGACGTCACGATGCACCTGCGCGAGATGATGCCGATAACGGGCCATATCCAGATCGCCAGCATTCCCTCGCGCCACGAGCCCGATGGGGAAGAGCTGAACTATCCCTACCTGTTCGACGAGCTCGACCGGCTCGGCTATGGCGGCTTTGTCGGCTGCGAGTACAATCCGCGCGGCAAGACCACCGACGGGCTTGGCTGGTTCAGCCGGTATGCGGGAGAAAAACCGTGA